Proteins from a single region of Oreochromis niloticus isolate F11D_XX linkage group LG7, O_niloticus_UMD_NMBU, whole genome shotgun sequence:
- the syt12 gene encoding synaptotagmin-12, which translates to MSSAQSGDISGYHLSVVRNPPGWEVGIYLVGFFVLLGLAGLNIWKLWKSGTFPAPSPFPNFDYRYLQEKYGTSFSEVRQKRVAANNHRRTSTTSSRKPSLALGDTPDGFRDLGHLELMSRELDPSGIAQLNRSISTDSLSSISSIANNFGNDFTVGQLEVTLEFEPSKHPGQGMGLLHITLHQGKDLLEKEEGDFPGCFIRVSLGPEEINVGVTRVQTNAFTVIFDERFSIPMDSSSLDEYSLRFAAFGIDADERNISAGIAELKLSDLDLTIRPFNAWLYLQDVNKAVDAVGEILLSLSYLPTAERLTVVVAKCKNLVWTNGKNTADPFVKVYLLQDGRKISKKKTSTKRDDTNPIFNEAMIFSVPSIVLQELSLRVTVAEATDDGRGENLGHVIIGPEASGMGITHWNQMLATLRKPVSMWHPLRRI; encoded by the exons ATGTCCTCGGCTCAGAGTGGAGATATATCAGGCTACCATCTGAGTG TGGTGCGTAACCCGCCGGGCTGGGAGGTTGGGATCTACCTGGTGGGCTTTTTCGTACTGCTGGGCCTGGCTGGGCTTAATATCTGGAAACTGTGGAAATCTGGAACCTTTCCAGCGCCGTCTCCTTTCCCCAATTTTGATTATCGATATCTGCAAGAAAAATATGGAACCTCCTTCTCGGAAGTCAGACAAAAG AGAGTGGCAGCCAACAACCACCGGCGAACCTCCACCACGTCCAGCCGTAAGCCTAGTCTGGCCCTTGGCGACACCCCAGATGGCTTCAGGGACCTGGGCCATTTGGAGCTAATGAGTAGAGAGTTGGACCCGTCAGGCATAGCTCAGCTCAACCGATCCATCTCTACCGACTCACTCAGCTCAATCTCCTCTATTGCCAACAACTTCGGTAATGACTTCACTGTTGGCCAGCTGGAGGTGACCCTGGAGTTTGAACCATCCAAGCACCCAGGCCAGGGGATGGGATTGCTCCACATCaccctgcaccagggcaaagaCCTGCTGGAGAAGGAGGAAGGCGACTTCCCTGGCTGCTTCATCAGAGTCTCACTGGGGCCAGAGGAGATTAATGTGGGAGTGACAAGG GTCCAGACAAATGCATTCACCGTGATCTTCGATGAGCGCTTCTCCATCCCCATGGATTCTTCCAGTCTGGATGAGTACAGCCTTCGCTTTGCCGCTTTTGGTATCGATGCTGACGAGAGAAATATCAGCGCAGGCATAGCAGAGCTCAAGCTGTCAGACTTGGACCTGACCATCAGACCATTCAACGCCTGGCTCTATCTTCAGGATGTCAATAAG GCAGTGGATGCAGTTGGGGAGATCTTGTTGTCTCTCAGCTATTTGCCAACAGCAGAGCGTCTCACTGTGGTTGTGGCTAAGTGCAAGAACCTGGTGTGGACCAATGGCAAGAACACCGCAG ATCCATTTGTCAAAGTCTATCTGCTGCAAGATGGCAGGAAGATCAGTAAGAAGAAGACTTCCACCAAGAGGGATGACACAAACCCCATTTTCAATGAAGCCATGATCTTCTCTGTGCCGTCGATCGTTCTGCAG GAGCTCTCACTGAGGGTGACAGTGGCGGAGGCCACAGACGATGGCCGGGGTGAGAACCTTGGTCACGTGATCATTGGCCCTGAGGCCAGCGGGATGGGAATCACTCACTGGAACCAGATGCTGGCAACTCTGAGGAAGCCTGTGTCCATGTGGCACCCTCTGCGCAGGATTTAG